One genomic window of Providencia hangzhouensis includes the following:
- the pgk gene encoding phosphoglycerate kinase: MSVIKMTDLDLAGKRVFIRSDLNVPVKDGKVTSDARIRASLPTIEAALKQGAKVMVTSHLGRPTEGEYNEEFSLQPVVDYLADKMDYPVRLVKDYLNGVDIEAGELVVLENVRFNKGEKKDDETLSKQYAALCDVYVMDAFGTAHRAQASTHGVAKFSPVACAGPLLSGELEALGKALDNPARPMVAIVGGSKVSTKLTVLDSLSKIADQLIVGGGIANTFIAAEGNNVGRSLYEADLIPEAKKLLANCQIPVPTDVRVATEFSETAPATLKASTEIKDDEQILDLGDESAQRLAEILKNAKTILWNGPVGVFEFPNFRKGTEIVAKAIADSDAFSIAGGGDTLAAIDLFDIADKISYISTGGGAFLEFVEGKKLPAVVMLEERAKA, translated from the coding sequence ATGTCTGTAATTAAGATGACCGATTTAGACTTAGCGGGTAAACGCGTATTCATCCGTTCTGACTTAAACGTTCCTGTAAAAGATGGCAAAGTTACTTCTGATGCGCGTATTCGTGCTTCATTACCAACAATTGAAGCTGCTCTGAAACAAGGCGCTAAAGTCATGGTCACTTCTCACCTTGGTCGCCCGACCGAAGGCGAGTACAACGAAGAGTTTTCACTGCAACCTGTTGTTGACTATCTGGCCGATAAAATGGATTACCCAGTCCGTTTAGTTAAAGACTACCTTAACGGTGTTGACATCGAAGCTGGCGAGTTAGTTGTGCTGGAAAACGTTCGCTTTAATAAAGGCGAGAAAAAAGACGACGAAACGCTGTCAAAACAATATGCGGCATTGTGTGATGTTTATGTGATGGATGCGTTTGGTACGGCTCACCGTGCACAAGCGTCAACACATGGTGTTGCTAAATTCTCTCCAGTGGCTTGTGCTGGCCCACTACTGAGTGGTGAGTTAGAAGCATTAGGTAAAGCATTAGATAACCCAGCTCGCCCAATGGTTGCGATTGTTGGTGGTTCTAAAGTGTCAACTAAACTGACTGTATTAGATTCTCTATCTAAAATTGCAGACCAGTTAATTGTTGGTGGCGGTATTGCGAATACCTTTATCGCAGCGGAAGGCAACAATGTTGGTCGCTCATTATATGAAGCAGACTTAATCCCTGAAGCGAAAAAATTACTGGCAAACTGCCAAATTCCAGTACCGACTGATGTTCGCGTTGCAACTGAGTTCTCCGAAACTGCACCTGCAACTCTGAAAGCAAGTACTGAAATTAAAGACGACGAACAAATTCTGGATTTAGGTGACGAATCTGCACAGCGTTTGGCTGAGATCCTGAAAAATGCCAAAACCATTCTTTGGAATGGCCCAGTAGGCGTGTTTGAGTTCCCTAACTTCCGTAAAGGTACTGAGATCGTTGCAAAAGCGATTGCTGATAGCGACGCATTCTCTATCGCTGGTGGTGGTGACACCCTAGCGGCTATCGATTTATTCGACATTGCTGACAAAATTTCATATATCTCTACTGGTGGCGGTGCTTTCCTTGAGTTCGTTGAAGGCAAAAAGCTCCCTGCCGTTGTGATGCTAGAAGAACGTGCTAAAGCGTAA